One Triticum dicoccoides isolate Atlit2015 ecotype Zavitan chromosome 5B, WEW_v2.0, whole genome shotgun sequence genomic window carries:
- the LOC119311633 gene encoding uncharacterized protein LOC119311633 isoform X1, with protein MAHLWRKYENLKELLKPDFEDMVPQYSGTSTDLLKTVFNLMLSVTLFVGRFDMRMLQAAINKGPDESKSSDLLYDHLDGKDELLFDFIADAGDGDFIAQPSLVVKSDDFRLILPRGQLLLIGGNLAYPNTCSFTYEQRFSALLSMLSSLLLGIRLNT; from the exons ATGGCCCATTTATGGAGAA AGTATGAGAATCTGAAGGAACTGTTGAAACCGGATTTCGAGGACATGGTTCCTCAGTATTCTGG GACCTCAACGGATTTGCTTAAAACTGTTTTCAACCTCATGTTATCAGTCACACTTTTTGTTGGTCGATTTGACATGCGTATGTTGCAG GCTGCTATTAACAAAGGTCCAGACGAATCTAAGAGCAGCGACCTTTTATACGATCATCTAGATGGAAAAGACGAacttctgtttgacttcattgctgatGCCGGCGATGGTGACTTCATTGCTCAACCTTCTTTAGTCGTAAAATCTGATGATTTCAGGCTTATACTTCCTCGTGGACAACTACTACTTATTGGTGGAAACCTCGC ATATCCAAATACATGCTCGTTTACATATGAGCAGCGTTTTTCTGCCCTTTTGAGTATGCTCTCCAGCCTCCTGCTTGGTATACGCCTGAACACATAA
- the LOC119311633 gene encoding uncharacterized protein LOC119311633 isoform X2, whose product MVPQYSGTSTDLLKTVFNLMLSVTLFVGRFDMRMLQAAINKGPDESKSSDLLYDHLDGKDELLFDFIADAGDGDFIAQPSLVVKSDDFRLILPRGQLLLIGGNLAYPNTCSFTYEQRFSALLSMLSSLLLGIRLNT is encoded by the exons ATGGTTCCTCAGTATTCTGG GACCTCAACGGATTTGCTTAAAACTGTTTTCAACCTCATGTTATCAGTCACACTTTTTGTTGGTCGATTTGACATGCGTATGTTGCAG GCTGCTATTAACAAAGGTCCAGACGAATCTAAGAGCAGCGACCTTTTATACGATCATCTAGATGGAAAAGACGAacttctgtttgacttcattgctgatGCCGGCGATGGTGACTTCATTGCTCAACCTTCTTTAGTCGTAAAATCTGATGATTTCAGGCTTATACTTCCTCGTGGACAACTACTACTTATTGGTGGAAACCTCGC ATATCCAAATACATGCTCGTTTACATATGAGCAGCGTTTTTCTGCCCTTTTGAGTATGCTCTCCAGCCTCCTGCTTGGTATACGCCTGAACACATAA
- the LOC119311633 gene encoding uncharacterized protein LOC119311633 isoform X3 produces MAHLWRKYENLKELLKPDFEDMVPQYSGTSTDLLKTVFNLMLSVTLFVGRFDMRMLQAAINKGPDESKSSDLLYDHLDGKDELLFDFIADAGDDIQIHARLHMSSVFLPF; encoded by the exons ATGGCCCATTTATGGAGAA AGTATGAGAATCTGAAGGAACTGTTGAAACCGGATTTCGAGGACATGGTTCCTCAGTATTCTGG GACCTCAACGGATTTGCTTAAAACTGTTTTCAACCTCATGTTATCAGTCACACTTTTTGTTGGTCGATTTGACATGCGTATGTTGCAG GCTGCTATTAACAAAGGTCCAGACGAATCTAAGAGCAGCGACCTTTTATACGATCATCTAGATGGAAAAGACGAacttctgtttgacttcattgctgatGCCGGCGATG ATATCCAAATACATGCTCGTTTACATATGAGCAGCGTTTTTCTGCCCTTTTGA